In Capsicum annuum cultivar UCD-10X-F1 chromosome 7, UCD10Xv1.1, whole genome shotgun sequence, one genomic interval encodes:
- the LOC107856504 gene encoding serine/threonine-protein kinase PBL34, protein MEKERQKEKKKEKNCGCWAVLRLSNVIGGSSDSKHSANSIPRTSLVYDAATETRYLNASNREMCVPDEARISSDTPDTTDPPTQPPPVAENKVQRQLLQFTFHELKAATGNFRPDSILGEGGFGYVFKGWIEENGTAPAKPGSGITVAVKSLKPDGLQGHREWVAEVDFLGQLHHPNLVKLIGYCIEDDQRLLVYEFMTRGSLENHLFRRTIPLPWSNRIKIALGAAKGLAFLHGGPEPVIYRDFKTSNILLDSEYNAKLSDFGLAKAGPQGDKTHVSTRVVGTYGYAAPEYVMTGHLTAKSDVFSFGVVLLEILTGRRSMDKKRPSGEQNLVAWARPYLSDKRKFYQLVDPRLELNYSLKGVQKISQLAYICLSRDPKSRPSMDEVVKALNPLQDLNDLAILSNHSRLTQSGRRKKKLDGMQQLSCNHSRSIRGSPLHSGRQHCK, encoded by the exons ATGGAGAAGGAAAGgcaaaaggagaagaagaaggagaagaattgTGGGTGTTGGGCTGTTCTTAGGCTCAGTAATGTTATTGGAGGATCTTCTGATTCTAAACACTCTGCTAATTCTATTCCAAGAACTAGTCTTGTCTATGATGCAG CCACGGAGACTCGGTATCTAAACGCTAGCAACCGGGAGATGTGTGTACCAGATGAAGCAAGAATATCTTCTGATACCCCTGATACTACTGATCCACCAACACAGCCTCCACCAGTAGCAGAAAACAAAGTGCAAAGGCAGCTGCTTCAGTTTACATTTCACGAGCTAAAAGCTGCAACAGGGAACTTCAGACCAGATAGCATTCTTGGTGAAGGTGGATTTGGATATGTATTCAAAGGCTGGATAGAGGAGAATGGAACTGCACCAGCAAAGCCCGGTTCTGGGATTACGGTTGCTGTTAAGAGCTTGAAACCAGATGGTCTTCAAGGCCATAGAGAATGGGTG GCAGAAGTAGATTTCCTTGGACAGCTTCATCATCCAAATCTTGTCAAGTTAATTGGATATTGCATTGAAGATGACCAAAGGCTTCTCGTTTATGAGTTCATGACCCGTGGAAGCCTTGAAAACCATCTCTTCAGAA GGACGATACCTCTCCCATGGTCCAACAGGATAAAAATTGCACTTGGTGCAGCCAAAGGCTTAGCCTTTCTCCATGGAGGCCCCGAACCTGTCATCTACAGAGATTTCAAGACATCGAATATCTTACTTGATTCG GAGTACAATGCTAAGCTTTCGGACTTTGGCCTTGCTAAAGCTGGTCCTCAAGGTGATAAAACACATGTTTCTACACGGGTTGTAGGAACTTATGGATATGCTGCTCCAGAATATGTGATGACAG GACATTTGACAGCAAAGAGCGACGTTTTCAGTTTTGGGGTTGTGCTCTTGGAGATTTTAACCGGTAGGAGGTCTATGGACAAAAAGCGCCCGAGTGGAGAACAAAATCTTGTAGCATGGGCAAGGCCATATTTATCTGACAAGAGAAAGTTTTATCAACTCGTGGACCCTCGACTGGAGCTAAATTACTCCCTTAAAGGGGTGCAAAAGATCTCACAGCTTGCTTACATTTGCCTGAGCAGGGATCCTAAATCTCGTCCTTCCATGGATGAAGTTGTGAAGGCTCTTAATCCTCTGCAAGACCTCAACGATCTTGCTATATTATCAAATCACTCTCGCTTAACACAATCAGGAAGGAGAAAGAAGAAACTAGACGGAATGCAACAACTTAGCTGTAATCATTCCAGGAGTATCAGAGGGTCTCCATTACACTCTGGTAGGCAACATTGTAAATAA